The following are encoded together in the Desulfitobacterium chlororespirans DSM 11544 genome:
- a CDS encoding SMR family transporter has product MLGQIIISVILGALGQILVKIGAKNLELDFSPENLLRSLGAIMQNFPVMSGLFLYGISFILWIKVLTKTELSYAYPFVSLGYIFIMAFSVMVFKENISFYRVLGTVLVIVGVIFISRS; this is encoded by the coding sequence ATGTTAGGGCAAATTATCATCTCGGTGATTCTGGGGGCGCTTGGCCAGATCCTCGTAAAAATCGGAGCAAAAAATCTTGAACTGGATTTTTCTCCTGAGAATTTACTGAGAAGCCTCGGTGCAATTATGCAAAACTTCCCGGTGATGTCGGGACTGTTTCTTTATGGGATAAGCTTCATATTATGGATTAAAGTGTTGACTAAGACGGAGTTAAGCTATGCATACCCTTTTGTTAGCCTGGGCTATATTTTTATTATGGCTTTTTCGGTTATGGTCTTTAAAGAGAATATTTCCTTTTACCGAGTGCTGGGAACAGTGTTGGTTATTGTCGGCGTTATTTTTATTTCCAGGAGCTAG
- a CDS encoding metal-sensitive transcriptional regulator, translated as MDKKMEHCPACHDSNSQESERLSHHSEKTIRELANRMNRIEGQIRGIKGMIENHAYCDDVLNQIASAQAALNGVSKLLLEKHMKSCVLEQLQEGNEQVIDELVKTMHRMMK; from the coding sequence ATGGACAAAAAAATGGAACACTGTCCAGCTTGTCATGACTCAAACTCACAGGAAAGTGAAAGACTAAGCCATCATAGCGAAAAGACCATTCGTGAACTTGCCAACCGGATGAATCGCATCGAAGGCCAGATTCGCGGTATCAAAGGAATGATTGAAAATCATGCCTACTGTGACGATGTATTAAACCAGATTGCTTCGGCTCAAGCTGCTCTTAACGGAGTCTCCAAGCTTCTTCTGGAAAAACACATGAAATCCTGTGTGCTTGAGCAGCTTCAGGAGGGTAACGAGCAAGTCATCGATGAGCTGGTCAAAACCATGCACAGAATGATGAAATAA
- a CDS encoding glycosyltransferase family 39 protein — MFWILLIGLLVDILWIMLVPTVPFSDFSYYHRLATQIALGGPWGDTYTSVGYPIFLGFFYKLFGSSVWVAKCLNIALSTANNILVYFLLKKISIPGRLRYTFLLLFVLFPMNVYYNSLVASEILFTTGLLSVLLLYFSKLRWKYVGIGLLTGLNAMVKPFFPAFVLAVFLVEVLSERNFRQSLKRSGIVLLVALVVLSPWLYRNSRIFGEFCYISNNSGIVLYINNNSQNKVGGWMPAEDVADSLVKTPAYQEANALEKNKMLSAAAKAWIAGHPVEFAGLGIKRLARTFLFVGDINYAFYGVSATVPSLLLWTSELVRAPVFWLGCLGILSYSWRVLRGFFRPGGEGPRKINKERLTLLVTFLMFAGVYFITEGQSRYAFPTVMMLIYFALWRVYQWQDEMGE, encoded by the coding sequence ATGTTCTGGATTCTGCTTATTGGTTTGCTGGTTGATATACTTTGGATCATGCTGGTGCCCACAGTGCCTTTTTCGGATTTCTCGTATTATCACCGCCTGGCAACTCAAATTGCGCTTGGCGGCCCATGGGGCGATACTTACACTTCTGTCGGTTATCCTATTTTCCTGGGATTCTTTTATAAGCTGTTCGGAAGTTCGGTCTGGGTTGCCAAATGTTTAAATATTGCTCTGAGCACCGCAAATAATATCCTTGTCTATTTTCTGCTTAAGAAGATTTCCATCCCGGGGAGACTGCGGTATACCTTCCTTTTGCTCTTTGTTTTATTCCCGATGAATGTTTACTACAATAGCTTAGTGGCTTCGGAAATTCTTTTTACCACAGGGCTGCTCTCAGTATTATTGCTCTACTTTTCCAAGCTGCGGTGGAAGTATGTGGGGATTGGCCTGTTGACGGGGCTCAATGCCATGGTGAAGCCCTTTTTCCCGGCCTTCGTCCTGGCCGTCTTCCTGGTCGAAGTTTTAAGCGAGAGGAATTTCCGGCAGAGTCTTAAGCGGTCTGGAATCGTGCTTCTCGTGGCTCTTGTCGTGCTATCCCCCTGGCTCTACCGAAATTCCAGGATATTTGGGGAGTTTTGCTATATTTCCAACAACAGCGGAATCGTTCTCTATATTAACAATAACTCTCAGAATAAAGTGGGAGGTTGGATGCCTGCCGAGGACGTTGCTGATTCTCTGGTTAAAACACCGGCCTATCAGGAGGCTAATGCCCTTGAAAAGAATAAGATGCTCAGCGCGGCAGCCAAAGCGTGGATCGCAGGCCATCCCGTTGAATTTGCCGGTTTGGGAATAAAGCGGCTTGCCCGCACCTTTCTGTTCGTCGGGGATATTAACTATGCTTTTTACGGGGTGAGCGCCACGGTACCGTCTCTTCTTTTATGGACCTCCGAGCTGGTACGGGCCCCCGTCTTCTGGCTGGGCTGCCTCGGCATACTAAGTTATTCCTGGCGGGTGCTGAGAGGCTTTTTCCGCCCGGGTGGAGAGGGGCCAAGAAAAATCAACAAAGAAAGACTTACCCTCTTGGTAACATTCTTGATGTTTGCCGGCGTTTATTTTATCACAGAGGGACAGAGCCGTTACGCTTTCCCAACGGTGATGATGTTAATCTATTTCGCCCTTTGGCGGGTGTATCAATGGCAGGATGAGATGGGGGAATAA
- a CDS encoding decaprenyl-phosphate phosphoribosyltransferase codes for MARLETLKDEKPDFDPQKKNTMQALAQLVRPRQWVKNSFVFIGLLFTQNLNQHLILKVIIAAVAFCLVSSAVYVMNDFVDRDYDRNHPIKRKRPLASNRVTLSAAGLIFALFLLGGLFLGWHVSKIAAGILVLYVAQNLAYTKGLKRIVLVDVFIIALGFMMRILMGTWGVGIPPSEWLLLCGFMVALFMGFGKRCSELNELNADAGLHRPVLERYSPGLLNQLLGITAGGVIFTYSLYTLDSATVALHHTTDLIYSVPFVIYGIFRYLYLIHKGEAGDPSKLVTKDRHLIAVVMLWVLYVLWTLKLHDLVLGVF; via the coding sequence ATGGCCCGGTTGGAAACTTTAAAGGATGAAAAACCTGATTTCGACCCGCAAAAGAAGAATACTATGCAGGCACTTGCTCAATTAGTCCGTCCACGGCAATGGGTTAAGAATTCCTTTGTCTTCATCGGTCTGCTCTTTACTCAAAATCTTAACCAACACCTGATTCTAAAGGTCATCATTGCTGCGGTGGCCTTTTGTCTTGTTTCCAGCGCAGTCTATGTGATGAATGATTTTGTCGATCGAGATTATGATCGGAATCATCCGATTAAACGTAAGCGTCCGCTTGCTTCAAATCGGGTGACCCTTTCTGCGGCAGGCTTGATTTTTGCACTGTTTCTGCTGGGGGGACTTTTCCTGGGTTGGCATGTGTCAAAAATTGCTGCCGGAATTCTTGTTTTGTATGTTGCCCAGAATTTAGCTTATACAAAGGGGCTTAAGCGGATTGTTCTCGTCGATGTATTTATTATTGCCCTGGGCTTTATGATGAGGATTCTCATGGGAACCTGGGGTGTGGGAATTCCCCCTTCAGAGTGGCTCTTATTGTGTGGCTTTATGGTAGCTCTTTTTATGGGCTTCGGAAAGCGGTGTTCTGAGTTGAACGAATTGAACGCGGATGCCGGATTGCATCGGCCTGTTTTGGAACGATACAGCCCCGGGTTGCTGAATCAATTGCTGGGGATTACGGCCGGAGGGGTTATCTTTACCTACAGCCTCTATACTCTCGATTCGGCAACGGTGGCTCTTCATCATACCACCGATCTCATTTATTCAGTGCCCTTCGTAATTTACGGTATTTTTCGCTATCTTTATCTTATTCATAAAGGTGAGGCGGGAGATCCATCCAAACTTGTCACTAAAGACAGGCATCTCATCGCGGTCGTTATGCTTTGGGTTCTCTATGTATTGTGGACCCTTAAGCTTCATGATTTAGTATTAGGGGTGTTTTGA